One Hemitrygon akajei chromosome 14, sHemAka1.3, whole genome shotgun sequence genomic window, CAGCAGGAGTGTTACCCCCGTTTCCCAAGCTTCACCCCATCCAACATatcgttgttgttgttgttgttcctttggGGTCGAAGATGACCacaacttctgtcaggtggagggtttgtgactgtgggtctggAGGTGACTGGGTGAGGCCAAGCCGGGCCCTGacagctcgcccacatgtgggacacacgagggtaggtgctgcagtggaagtgggggTAGTTCGAGGTTTGCACGCGGCGCGTTTCCCAAGCTTCACTCCATCCAGCATATCAATCTTTTCACCGTCCGCCATCGCCTCCGTGATTCCACCATCTGCCACACATTCCGCTCTGCACCTCTTTCTGCTTTCGGCATGGACGCCTCGGTCCGCCACTCACTGGTCCTCaggtccctctccccaccccacctctccctcccccaccagcggAACTTTGTGACTGTAGGATGTGTTACAGCTGACCTCACCAACGGTCAGCCCAACTCCATCAGCAACCAGGGCCCTAAAGAGAGACCCAAGAGATCCATCCTACAGATGCCGGGAATCTTGAAGAGCATGCCAGAATTGTTGGGGCAaatcaggaggccaggcagcatcaatggagggaatgAACATCCATAATTctgtcgagatccttcatcaggattggaaagaaagggggctgaagccagaatgaggaggagggatgaaataGAGATAGAGTATAAATTAGTGAGGGGGAGAACAGATGAGTGGGAGtggggatgatgtgagaagctgtgaggtgataggtgtaaGCGCTAAGGGCCTgaggagaaaggaatctgatcggaaaggacagtagaccatggaaggAGATGGGGAACCTGGGAGGGTCatgagggtgggggaggaaagAGGTGAGAGAATCATCAAAATAGGGAAAATTCTAAAGGGGGAGTGTTGACCAGAAGTTGGAGATTAATGCCGTCAGGTTAAAGACTACTCAGACAGAGTATGAGCTATTGCTCCCCCAGATTgtgtttggcctcatcgtggcaatgTCCTAAactgcccttccaggtgaggcgggcCTTCACGTGCACCTCCCTTGGCTTTCTTTATTGTATCAAGTGCTTCTGACGTGGTGTTCTCTATATTGATGAGACCAGGTGGAAATTAGGCTGGGaatctcttatcagattccatcatctgcagctcTTTATCGCCTAcacccatcacttcccagcttctgtcaccatccccactctccctgtTGCATCCGCCTATCATCCCTTCGCCCCTGGATCCATCTGGCATTTTCGGCAGCAATGAAGGacgtccatctccatctgtagagaaggattcttcattgctgtttctgtgacAATTGTTTATTGACCAGTGTGGGTTATTATCCGTGAGCTGAACACCTGAGCCTGGAGGTGCGGTGGTCCACTGTTAGTCTGCCCTCTACCTTCATCTGTTTGGCACAGGCgaccctgccaagagccaaagcaaaaGGCCCTCACTCCAGCCAACTAAACCCTCTGGGTCGTTGAGGCTCACCAGCCTCCAagccctatgacaaggttgttgTCCTCTTGGAATAGATTTACCTGAGCAACCATTACCTGTTTGAGAGGTCAGGTGGACGTTGCGAATGCTCAGCGTAAGCATATTAAAAACTGTGGGATCATATAGTTTGCGATGATTTTCTTAATATGCAGAATTATCTTATGGCACGTGTTAATGCCTTAATTACCTTTGGGATTCAGCCCCAAAAATGAAAAAATGTTAAACCAACAAATCAATTTACACCCAATTCTTAAAATGCACGGACTCATTGATAGATTTGTTTCTTTCACCTCTTCTTGACCCTGTTGGGGTCTTTTAAAGTTCTTAAAGGAAAAGAAGGGACAGTTTTGAAACCTTTATTTAGGGGTAATTGATTATTCGACCTCACTACATCAGCAAAATTGGAGGTGAGTTTTAATTCAGAACCTTAATACCATCTGCCCCAATCAAACCTGTTTGCATTTCAATTAGATCAATATCCAAGGCAAGTGGCTGGCAAACATGCAAATGTGTTGGAAGAGAGAATTGATACTGTAACTTTCAAAAACTGTTTTCACAATTCCATGCAGAATGATGTAGGAAAGGGAATAAGTGAGGTAAGGGTCACACACAGTGAGGAATGATGACAGCAGGACTTCAATATTTGCTTTCAGGACTTCAATATTTGCTTAGGATATAATAGGAAAGAATGCAGAATAGCTAATATAATAATTCCATTGTGTGAAGTGTGTCATGTGAATTGGGGTTTTTGGAAATCTTGTACATGGTTCAAGTGCCACAATCAAACTTTGGTAAAGTTACTTCATCTCTTACCAAGGTGTACAGACCTAGATGAAAGCAGTCACACAGAAGTGCCAGTGTTCATGCATTTgaacttttatttaaaaaaatcatttcaaATCATATAGAAAATTTAAACAATGAAAttgcaaaacatttaaaaattcatCTAAtctgatttcattaaacttttaatgctaaaatgaaaacaaaagtcCATTGGAAGAATGCAGTAAAGCAATTAATTCTTGAGGACCTTAAAGCAGTAAGTCATTCCCCCCAAACCCAAGTTTTTATTAGGATTTGGTTTAAAACATTGTAGGATAAAGTAACAATGTGCTAAGAATTGGTCTCATTTAAACTGAGCAACAGAATATAGGAATgcaataaattatttttaaaatgtccGTAGGAGTAAATCAGCCTCCACGTAGACGGAGTGTCAGAAAGATGGTGGTTCGTGGTCTGATGTTGTAGTCGGAGAGCAGTCGGCCATCCTCCAACTGTTTGCTGTTATAAACCAGGCGCTGCTGTTCGGGTCTGACGCCCTCCTGCCGATGGACCTGCTCTTTAAAACTCTGCACGGTCTCAGAGGGCTGCACATCGTAGGTCCTGGTTTTCCCCTGGTCGTTCTGGAGAAATATCTGCATGGATTCCTCTTTTCTGACCAGCAGCATCACGGTGGGGCTGGGGTTGAGGTTGTAGTAGCTTAGGCTTCTGTTGTCCTGCATCTCCACGCTTTGACCATTTTGTACCATCAGACGCTGTTGGGAAATGGGCACGTTGGTCTTTTGCTGGATTTTCATCTTGAGAGTCGACACTTGAATGGAAGGGTCGACATCAAGTTCGATACCCTCGCCGGTGATAAACTTCACCTGAAGTCTCATCTTGTCAAATCGCTGTGGAGAAATGAGAAGTGATTAGAGAGTTTTGCA contains:
- the LOC140738463 gene encoding uncharacterized protein isoform X1, with product MRLQVKFITGEGIELDVDPSIQVSTLKMKIQQKTNVPISQQRLMVQNGQSVEMQDNRSLSYYNLNPSPTVMLLVRKEESMQIFLQNDQGKTRTYDVQPSETVQSFKEQVHRQEGVRPEQQRLVYNSKQLEDGRLLSDYNIRPRTTIFLTLRLRGG
- the LOC140738463 gene encoding polyubiquitin-B-like isoform X2, coding for MRLQVKFITGEGIELDVDPSIQVSTLKMKIQQKTNVPISQQRLMVQNGQSVEMQDNRRLSYYNLNPSPTVMLLVRKEESMQIFLQNDKGKTTTYDVLPSETVQSFKERVHRQEGVRPDQQRLVYEGKQLEDGRLLSDYNIRPLTTISLLLRLRGGMRLQVKFITGEGIELDVDPSIQVSTLKMKIQQKTNVPISQQRLMVQNGQSVEMQDNRSLSYYNLNPSPTVMLLVRKEESMQIFLQNDQGKTRTYDVQPSETVQSFKEQVHRQEGVRPEQQRLVYNSKQLEDGRLLSDYNIRPRTTIFLTLRLRGG